One genomic segment of Acinetobacter oleivorans DR1 includes these proteins:
- a CDS encoding heavy-metal-associated domain-containing protein, with protein MNMKLLIENMTCGGCARGVTATIQDIDPNAKVDVDLTTKIVTVESSESVDKITEALEEDGFPAQVQ; from the coding sequence ATGAACATGAAACTACTTATTGAAAATATGACTTGTGGCGGCTGTGCACGTGGTGTGACTGCGACGATTCAAGATATCGACCCAAATGCAAAAGTAGATGTAGATTTAACGACCAAAATCGTGACTGTTGAAAGCAGTGAAAGCGTCGATAAAATTACCGAAGCGCTTGAAGAAGATGGTTTTCCAGCTCAAGTGCAATAA
- the mobR gene encoding phenol degradation transcriptional regulator MobR → MARVKYDTTGRYADHPQEIHDLLSKLQFDTAHGQIWFDEYRMLLLHTSIMGYLRKDLAHMIGLERTKRFFIRLGYQAGLKDAEVTTKMRPDLNEHDAFMAGPQMHAIRGMVQVQANQLNLSHDKKQFYADLNWLNSFETDVHLEHFGPSDEPACWMLLGYACGYSSFATGMTIIYQEIECKACGDEHCRIIGKPLEEWENADELIQFMSPEPMEKELIALQAELFELKKSIYSDSEADYQLFSSVGKSASYKQVCALLTKAAGSKVSILLQGETGVGKEAFARGVHANSQRKDQPFIAVNCAAIPPELIESELFGVEKGAYTGAHQSRLGKFERANGGTIFLDEVIELSPRAQAALLRILQEGEFERVGDSQTRILDVRVITATNEDLEQAVKTGRFRADLYYRLNIFPVQIPPLRERREDIPLLVEHFLRRFEKMYGKTIQGVSEKTKVFMQQYEWPGNIRELENLLERAVLLTDDQQLIKLNAIFPQIKHDPEQAVAVKTDFEQLLQAEFNLEEHEKQLILTALKKANHNVSEAARLLGLTRAALDYRIKKFQL, encoded by the coding sequence ATGGCTCGAGTAAAATACGATACAACGGGACGATACGCAGATCATCCGCAAGAAATTCACGATTTGCTGTCTAAACTGCAGTTTGATACTGCCCACGGCCAAATCTGGTTTGATGAATATCGGATGCTGCTTTTACACACCAGCATTATGGGATATTTGCGTAAAGACTTAGCACACATGATTGGGCTTGAGCGGACTAAGCGTTTCTTTATTCGATTGGGGTATCAAGCTGGGTTGAAAGATGCAGAAGTTACTACAAAAATGCGCCCCGATTTAAATGAACACGATGCTTTTATGGCGGGTCCACAAATGCATGCGATTCGCGGAATGGTTCAAGTACAGGCCAACCAGCTCAATTTAAGCCACGACAAAAAACAGTTTTATGCTGATTTAAATTGGCTTAACTCTTTTGAAACCGATGTGCATTTAGAGCATTTTGGCCCAAGTGATGAACCTGCGTGCTGGATGCTTCTGGGTTATGCGTGCGGCTACAGTAGTTTTGCGACGGGCATGACCATTATTTATCAAGAAATAGAGTGTAAAGCTTGCGGCGATGAGCATTGCCGTATTATTGGTAAGCCTTTAGAAGAGTGGGAAAATGCAGATGAGCTGATTCAGTTCATGTCACCCGAACCCATGGAAAAAGAACTGATTGCATTGCAGGCTGAACTGTTTGAACTTAAAAAATCAATTTATAGCGATAGTGAAGCCGATTACCAATTATTTAGTTCAGTGGGTAAGTCAGCATCTTATAAACAGGTCTGTGCATTACTAACAAAAGCAGCAGGTTCGAAAGTTTCTATTTTGCTACAAGGCGAAACAGGCGTTGGTAAAGAAGCTTTTGCACGAGGAGTCCATGCAAATAGCCAAAGAAAAGACCAACCTTTTATTGCGGTAAATTGTGCAGCGATTCCACCAGAATTAATTGAGTCCGAATTATTTGGCGTAGAAAAGGGTGCCTATACAGGGGCACATCAATCTCGCTTGGGTAAGTTTGAACGAGCTAATGGCGGTACTATTTTTTTAGACGAAGTGATTGAGCTTTCTCCTCGTGCACAAGCAGCACTATTACGCATTTTGCAAGAAGGTGAATTTGAGCGAGTTGGAGACTCACAAACTCGTATTTTAGATGTCCGTGTAATTACAGCAACCAATGAAGACCTTGAACAAGCTGTGAAAACAGGACGATTTCGGGCAGATTTATATTATCGCTTAAATATTTTCCCAGTGCAGATTCCGCCTTTGCGAGAGCGCCGTGAAGATATTCCTTTACTGGTTGAACATTTTCTTCGTCGCTTTGAAAAAATGTACGGCAAAACCATTCAGGGCGTAAGTGAAAAGACCAAAGTTTTTATGCAGCAATATGAATGGCCGGGCAATATTCGAGAGTTGGAAAACTTATTAGAAAGGGCGGTTTTATTAACGGACGATCAGCAACTGATTAAGTTAAATGCCATTTTTCCACAGATCAAGCATGACCCAGAGCAGGCTGTAGCTGTTAAAACTGACTTTGAGCAATTATTACAGGCAGAGTTTAATTTAGAAGAACACGAAAAGCAGTTAATTTTAACGGCTTTAAAAAAGGCAAATCATAATGTGTCTGAAGCGGCACGTTTATTAGGGCTAACTCGGGCAGCACTGGATTATCGAATTAAAAAATTTCAGCTTTGA
- a CDS encoding phenol hydroxylase subunit, which translates to MTQPQVEALTKYIRVTGDLNAEFIEFDFAIHDPSLFVELVLPKHAFNDFCKTNQVVEMTQEQQAFNDAQEEKWRYGTEATLVGTQRNSNDHDDQM; encoded by the coding sequence ATGACGCAACCTCAAGTCGAAGCATTAACCAAATATATTCGGGTCACTGGCGACTTAAATGCAGAGTTTATCGAATTCGATTTTGCCATTCATGACCCAAGTCTATTTGTGGAACTGGTTTTGCCTAAACATGCATTTAATGATTTTTGTAAGACCAATCAAGTGGTTGAAATGACCCAAGAACAGCAAGCTTTTAATGATGCTCAGGAAGAAAAATGGCGCTATGGCACTGAAGCAACCTTAGTCGGCACGCAACGTAATAGCAACGATCACGATGATCAAATGTAA